The Alosa sapidissima isolate fAloSap1 chromosome 8, fAloSap1.pri, whole genome shotgun sequence genome contains a region encoding:
- the rnf181 gene encoding E3 ubiquitin-protein ligase RNF181, whose amino-acid sequence MTSYFDEHDCEPTIPEEQYRQNALLELARSLMQGLDIDSGTFDIDTSDWEQRLPPAASKTVVQSLPVVIISPEQADKGLKCPVCLLEFEEQESAREMPCKHLFHSGCILPWLGKTNSCPLCRFELPTDNPDYEEFKKDKERRRQREHRLEDLHGAMYT is encoded by the exons atgacttCCTATTTCGACGAACATGACTGTGAACCGACCATTCCCGAGGAGCAGTATCGTCAGAATGCTCTACTTGAATTAGCCAG ATCCCTGATGCAGGGTCTGGATATTGACTCAGGGACATTTGACATTGACACATCTGACTGGGAACAGCGTCTCCCTCCCGCTGCCTCCAAAACTGTCGTGCAGAGCCTGCCCGTTGTGATCATCAGCCCTGAGCAAGCAG ACAAAGGACTGAAGTGCCCCGTGTGTCTATTGGAGTTTGAAGAGCAGGAGTCAGCACGGGAAATGCCCTGTAAACACCTGTTCCATTCGGGCTGTATCCTGCCTTGGCTTGGCAAG ACCAACTCATGCCCCCTGTGCCGTTTCGAGTTGCCCACTGACAACCCTGATTATGAGGAGTTCAAGAAAGACAAG GAGAGGAGACGACAGCGGGAACACAGACTAGAAGATTTACATGGGGCCATGTACACATAG